The following proteins come from a genomic window of Halomarina ordinaria:
- a CDS encoding phosphoglycerate kinase, with amino-acid sequence MIRTLDDLDAEGAAVGVRVDINSPVAPDGTLDDDSRLRAHVETLDELAARGARVAVLAHQGRPGGDDFTSLADHAERLSALLDAPVEYVDATFSAAARERVRSLADGSVLVLENTRFYSEEVMQFPPAEAASTHLVAGLAPVLDAYVNDAFAAAHRSQPSIVGFPEHLPGYAGRVMERELDALGDIASTPTPRVYCLGGAKVDDSIGVASTVLESGLADVVLTAGVVGNAFLHATGVDLGPESTRVLTDRAGDRLAQAEELLDTYGDRLHVPLDVAVERDGERVEVSVEDLPVPEPAMDVGSATVAAYGDVLANAGTGILNGPAGVFEEERFAVGTRGLFEGATAADYTIVGGGDTASAIRRLGLSGFDHVSTGGGAALAMLTGESLPAVEALR; translated from the coding sequence ATGATACGGACGCTCGACGACCTCGACGCCGAGGGGGCCGCCGTCGGGGTGCGCGTCGACATCAACAGTCCGGTCGCGCCGGACGGGACGCTCGACGACGACTCCCGCCTGCGCGCGCACGTGGAGACGCTCGACGAACTGGCCGCCCGCGGCGCGCGGGTCGCCGTCCTCGCCCACCAGGGTCGTCCCGGCGGCGACGACTTCACGTCGCTGGCCGACCACGCCGAACGCCTCTCCGCCCTGCTTGACGCCCCCGTCGAGTACGTCGACGCCACGTTCTCCGCTGCGGCCCGCGAGCGCGTCCGGTCGCTCGCCGACGGGAGCGTCCTCGTCCTCGAGAACACGCGCTTCTACAGCGAGGAGGTCATGCAGTTCCCCCCCGCCGAGGCCGCGAGCACCCACCTCGTCGCCGGGCTCGCCCCGGTCCTCGACGCCTACGTCAACGACGCCTTCGCCGCCGCCCACCGCTCGCAGCCCTCCATCGTCGGCTTTCCCGAACACCTCCCCGGGTACGCGGGGCGGGTGATGGAGCGCGAACTCGACGCGCTCGGTGACATCGCGAGCACGCCGACCCCGCGGGTCTACTGCCTCGGCGGCGCCAAGGTCGACGACTCCATCGGGGTGGCGTCGACCGTCCTCGAATCGGGCCTCGCGGACGTCGTCCTCACCGCCGGCGTCGTGGGCAACGCCTTCCTGCACGCCACCGGCGTCGACCTCGGTCCCGAGAGCACGCGCGTACTGACGGACCGGGCCGGCGACCGCCTCGCCCAGGCCGAGGAGCTGCTCGACACGTACGGCGACCGCCTCCACGTCCCCCTCGACGTGGCCGTCGAGCGCGACGGCGAGCGCGTCGAGGTGAGCGTCGAGGACCTCCCCGTCCCGGAACCGGCGATGGACGTCGGGTCGGCGACCGTCGCGGCCTACGGCGACGTGCTCGCGAACGCCGGAACGGGTATCCTCAACGGTCCGGCGGGGGTCTTCGAGGAGGAACGCTTCGCCGTCGGGACGCGCGGGCTCTTCGAGGGGGCGACGGCCGCCGACTACACCATCGTCGGCGGCGGCGACACCGCCTCCGCCATCCGCCGGC
- a CDS encoding branched-chain amino acid ABC transporter permease encodes MGVSDAYSRGRRLVVDQPATLVVTVVGVLLLLDLVVQLVTGVLPPTRLARYLWTGLRLGLIYGLAGIGLSLTYSILSFANFAHGEYLTVGGFSGWAVAFLVGGYGVAELSDLLLVQANPGVSITSTPLAVVLGLVGAIVVTVLVALVLDRLVYRPMRGADGISLLIASVGVAFILRYLVAFVFDVNVRGVTGGTVSYNVGGLPINAHDITLVAVSVVLMLGVHVLLQRTKLGKAMRAMADNKDLARVTGIPTERVIRWTWMLGAGLAGAAGYLVVLTRGSIIFDFGWILLLFIFAAVILGGIGSVYGAIAGGIIFGVASNVSRVWLTGPWSDLADPVAFLLLIVILLVRPQGLFGGVTTA; translated from the coding sequence ATGGGCGTAAGTGACGCATATTCACGCGGACGGCGACTCGTCGTCGACCAGCCGGCGACGCTCGTCGTGACGGTTGTCGGTGTGCTGCTCCTGTTGGACCTCGTCGTCCAACTCGTGACCGGTGTCCTCCCGCCGACACGGCTGGCGCGCTACCTCTGGACCGGCCTGCGACTCGGCCTCATCTACGGCCTCGCGGGCATCGGGCTCTCGCTGACGTACAGCATCCTGAGCTTCGCGAACTTCGCCCACGGCGAGTACCTCACCGTCGGCGGGTTCTCCGGGTGGGCGGTGGCCTTCCTCGTCGGCGGCTACGGCGTCGCCGAACTCTCGGACCTCCTGCTCGTCCAGGCGAATCCGGGCGTCAGCATCACCAGCACGCCACTCGCCGTCGTCCTCGGCCTCGTCGGGGCCATCGTCGTCACGGTCTTGGTGGCGCTCGTCCTCGACCGACTCGTCTACCGGCCGATGCGCGGGGCCGACGGCATCTCGCTGCTCATCGCCAGCGTCGGGGTGGCGTTCATCCTCCGGTACCTCGTCGCGTTCGTCTTCGACGTGAACGTCCGCGGGGTGACCGGCGGAACGGTCTCCTACAACGTCGGCGGACTACCGATCAACGCCCACGACATCACGCTCGTCGCCGTGAGCGTCGTCCTCATGCTCGGCGTCCACGTCCTCCTCCAGCGGACGAAACTCGGCAAGGCGATGCGCGCGATGGCCGACAACAAGGACCTCGCGCGCGTGACCGGCATCCCCACGGAGCGCGTCATCCGGTGGACGTGGATGCTCGGCGCCGGCCTCGCGGGGGCGGCGGGCTATCTCGTCGTCCTCACGCGTGGCTCCATCATCTTCGACTTCGGCTGGATCCTCCTGCTGTTCATCTTCGCCGCCGTCATCCTCGGCGGCATCGGCTCGGTCTACGGCGCCATCGCCGGCGGCATCATCTTCGGCGTGGCGAGCAACGTCTCGCGGGTGTGGCTCACCGGGCCGTGGTCGGACCTCGCCGACCCCGTCGCGTTCCTCCTGCTCATCGTCATCCTGCTGGTACGCCCGCAGGGGCTCTTCGGGGGGGTGACGACCGCATGA
- a CDS encoding branched-chain amino acid ABC transporter permease, with protein MSADVRSRLAALDRPVRDALMVAGMMLGLYAVFWVVGSTLGYDASGIFSLFATLTLFVGVYALAVLALNLQWGYAGLFNIGVAGFLAVGAYSFGMLSGSPTGSPPGLGLPFVVGVVGAMLVTAFVGLLTAFPALRLRADYLAIATLALSEIIRLTVLSRPASEFTVGGVTLGTGGGQGYRNFPANPVDGLFETPVGDAILVAADGIFGVTRQPVVEDFVYALVVVCLVGVVYWLLSRTANSPFGRVLKAIREDELVASSLGKDTRMFKVKVFMFGCALMGLCGVLWQVYGLNSVVPNTFRPDITFYIFIALIIGGSGSNTGSVLGAGLFAGVLFLLPQNINRLLGEVGFLQGISSPNSFAGAVGPLASLDVTPFVGYVLGNIDELRFVVVGVLLIYLMQRRPEGLLGHRIEPAAAVDLRTRPADHRPTAADGGDSDGGDDDE; from the coding sequence ATGAGCGCCGACGTCCGCTCCCGACTCGCGGCCCTCGACCGGCCCGTGCGCGACGCGCTGATGGTCGCCGGCATGATGCTCGGGCTCTACGCCGTCTTCTGGGTCGTCGGCTCGACGCTCGGCTACGACGCCAGCGGCATCTTCAGCCTGTTCGCCACGCTGACGCTGTTCGTCGGCGTCTACGCGCTCGCCGTCCTCGCGCTCAACCTCCAGTGGGGATACGCCGGCCTGTTCAACATCGGCGTCGCCGGCTTCCTCGCCGTCGGGGCCTACTCCTTCGGGATGCTCTCGGGGTCGCCCACCGGGTCGCCGCCCGGCCTCGGCCTCCCGTTCGTCGTCGGCGTGGTGGGTGCGATGCTCGTCACCGCCTTCGTCGGGCTACTGACGGCGTTCCCGGCGCTTCGCCTGCGGGCCGACTACCTCGCCATCGCCACCCTCGCCCTCAGCGAGATCATCCGCCTGACGGTTCTCTCGCGGCCCGCCAGCGAGTTCACCGTCGGTGGCGTCACCCTCGGCACCGGCGGCGGCCAGGGCTACCGGAACTTCCCCGCCAACCCCGTCGACGGCCTCTTCGAGACGCCCGTCGGCGACGCCATCCTCGTCGCCGCAGACGGCATCTTCGGCGTGACCCGCCAGCCCGTCGTCGAGGACTTCGTCTACGCGCTCGTCGTCGTCTGTCTCGTGGGCGTCGTCTACTGGCTGCTCTCGCGGACGGCCAACTCCCCGTTCGGTCGGGTGCTGAAGGCCATCCGCGAGGACGAACTCGTCGCGAGTTCGCTGGGCAAGGACACCCGTATGTTCAAAGTGAAGGTGTTCATGTTCGGCTGTGCACTGATGGGCCTCTGTGGCGTCCTCTGGCAGGTGTACGGGCTGAACTCCGTCGTCCCCAACACCTTCCGCCCGGACATCACCTTCTACATCTTCATCGCGCTCATCATCGGCGGCTCCGGGTCGAACACGGGGAGCGTCCTCGGCGCGGGCCTGTTCGCCGGCGTCCTCTTCTTGCTCCCCCAGAACATCAACCGCCTGCTCGGCGAGGTCGGGTTCCTCCAGGGCATCTCCTCGCCGAACTCCTTCGCGGGCGCGGTCGGACCGCTCGCCTCGCTGGACGTGACGCCGTTCGTCGGCTACGTCCTCGGCAACATCGACGAACTGCGCTTCGTCGTCGTCGGCGTCCTGCTCATCTACCTGATGCAGCGCCGCCCGGAGGGGCTGCTCGGCCACCGCATCGAACCGGCGGCGGCCGTCGACCTCCGGACCCGCCCGGCTGACCATAGACCGACCGCCGCCGACGGCGGCGACAGCGACGGGGGTGACGACGATGAGTGA
- a CDS encoding ABC transporter ATP-binding protein, giving the protein MSDTGPAQRPQAEQGTDSEVEAAARHTPRGLPLRVENLRKEFGGITAVDGATFAVEAGSLTGLIGPNGAGKSTTFNCIAGVHTPTAGHVYFQGEDITGLRPDRIANRGLVRTFQIARELHDMTVLENMMLAPRGQVGESLARSVLPGLRGTVVEQERDLYERAWETLEFFEIDHLAFEFAGNLSGGQRKLLEMARVLMTDPQMVLLDEPLAGVNPTLEKKLLERIHDLREEGYTFLLVEHDMDVIMNNCEHIIVMHQGKVLAEGEATDIKNDDRVVDAYLGETI; this is encoded by the coding sequence ATGAGTGACACCGGCCCGGCACAGCGCCCGCAGGCCGAGCAGGGGACCGACTCCGAGGTCGAGGCGGCCGCCAGACACACCCCACGGGGCCTCCCGTTGCGCGTCGAGAACCTCCGCAAGGAGTTCGGCGGCATCACCGCCGTCGACGGGGCGACGTTCGCCGTCGAGGCAGGGTCGCTGACGGGACTCATCGGCCCGAACGGCGCCGGCAAGTCGACGACGTTCAACTGCATCGCCGGCGTCCACACCCCGACGGCCGGGCACGTCTACTTCCAGGGCGAGGACATCACCGGCCTCCGGCCGGACCGCATCGCCAACCGCGGCCTCGTCCGAACGTTCCAGATCGCCCGCGAACTCCACGACATGACCGTCCTCGAGAACATGATGCTCGCGCCGCGCGGACAGGTCGGCGAGTCGCTGGCGCGGTCGGTGCTCCCCGGCCTGCGCGGGACCGTCGTCGAGCAGGAGCGCGACCTCTACGAGCGGGCGTGGGAGACCCTCGAGTTCTTCGAGATAGACCACCTCGCCTTCGAGTTCGCGGGCAACCTCTCGGGCGGCCAGCGCAAACTGCTGGAGATGGCGCGCGTACTGATGACCGACCCGCAGATGGTGCTGCTCGACGAACCGCTCGCGGGCGTCAACCCGACGCTCGAGAAGAAACTCCTCGAACGGATTCACGACCTGCGCGAGGAGGGCTACACGTTCCTCCTCGTCGAACACGACATGGACGTCATCATGAACAACTGCGAACACATCATCGTGATGCACCAGGGGAAGGTGCTCGCGGAGGGCGAAGCGACCGACATCAAGAACGACGACCGGGTCGTCGACGCCTACCTCGGTGAGACGATATGA
- a CDS encoding ABC transporter ATP-binding protein, producing MSDSDADREAPPSTSPAEADAPEEGEHATATTGAPVGTAEPDDGLLAVRDLDAGYGDLQVLSALDLTVRAGEYVTIVGPNGAGKSTAMKSVFGLTTHMGGTVSFDGHDIAGLVPEEVIHYGIGYVPQNENVFPTLSVQENLEMGAYILDEVPQDRLEAVYDRFPILRERKSQKGGTLSGGQRQMLAMGRALMLDPQLLLLDEPSAGLAPDLVEEMFDRIDAINEAGTAVLMVEQNAKEALRRCDRGYVLVSGTNRFMDSGEALLADEDVRQEFLGG from the coding sequence ATGAGCGACAGCGACGCCGACCGCGAGGCGCCACCGTCCACCTCGCCCGCCGAGGCCGACGCCCCCGAGGAGGGCGAGCACGCGACGGCGACGACGGGAGCGCCCGTCGGCACCGCCGAACCCGACGACGGTCTGCTCGCGGTGCGGGACCTCGACGCGGGTTACGGCGACCTGCAGGTGCTCTCGGCCCTCGACCTCACGGTCCGGGCGGGCGAGTACGTCACCATCGTCGGCCCGAACGGCGCCGGCAAGTCCACTGCGATGAAGTCCGTCTTCGGCCTCACGACCCACATGGGCGGCACCGTCTCGTTCGACGGCCACGACATCGCCGGGTTGGTCCCCGAGGAGGTCATCCACTACGGCATCGGCTACGTCCCACAGAACGAGAACGTCTTCCCGACGCTCTCCGTCCAGGAGAACCTCGAGATGGGGGCGTACATCCTCGACGAGGTGCCACAGGACCGCCTCGAAGCCGTCTACGACCGCTTCCCCATCCTCCGCGAGCGCAAGTCCCAGAAGGGCGGGACGCTCTCGGGCGGTCAGCGCCAGATGCTCGCCATGGGCCGGGCGCTGATGCTCGACCCGCAACTGCTCTTGCTCGACGAGCCCTCCGCCGGCCTCGCGCCGGACCTCGTCGAGGAGATGTTCGACCGCATCGACGCCATCAACGAGGCGGGGACGGCCGTCCTGATGGTCGAGCAGAACGCGAAGGAGGCGCTCCGGCGCTGCGACCGCGGCTACGTCCTCGTCAGCGGGACCAACCGCTTCATGGACAGCGGCGAGGCGCTCCTGGCGGACGAGGACGTCAGACAGGAGTTCCTCGGCGGGTAG